CTTCTCACTTCCTACTTCTCATTTCCCATTTCTCACTTCTCATTTCTCATTTCTCACTTCTCATTTAATAAGTTCCCACATATCACTTGCCCGTAAGAGATACAACCATCATTTGTTGGGAGTTTATGGTGTGTGAAAACTTTGAAATCATTATCTTCCATCCGTCTGATCATTAAATTCAACAAATATCTATTTTGAAAAACTCCGCCGGACAAAACTACTCTGTTCACGCCATAAATTCTACGCAGTCTTCGGACAATGTCAAGGGAAAATTGTGCTACCGTATTATGGAACTTTGCTGAAATAAGACCTTTATCAATACCCCTTTTAAGGTCGTTTAATATACCTTCAAGGATGGGACGGATACGAATTAGAAATTCATTATCGCAAGTGGAAGTCGTTACATTCCCTTGTCTTAAGTAATTCAGGGATATTTTAGAAATTTCGTAGGGATAATAATCCTTTATACCTTTTTTGGCTACATATTCTAAGTTTATCGCTGCCTCTGCCTCATAGGTTATTTCCTGGGTAATGCCAAGCATTGCTGAAATGCAATCAAAGAGTCTTCCCATACTTGATGTATAAGCAAGATTATAATTCTGTTCTATCATTTTAATTATTACATCAATTTCATTAGAATGAATGTTAAGGCATAAGTCTTTTATAAAATCCTTACCAAAAATTTTATAAAGATAGGCTATCGCAATACGATAAGGTTTTTTAATGCTCTCTTCACCACCTGGTAAGGGAAGGTATTCTAAGTGGGCAACCCTTTTTTGATTTTTTAGATCACCGATAAAGAATTCACTACCCCATATATTCCCATCAAATCCGTATCCTGTTCCATCAAATGCAATACCAATTGCTGTTTCAGATATTTTATTCTCGCCCAAACAAGAAACAATGTGGGCGATGTGATGCTGGACACCAATTTTTTTTAATCCCTTTTTCTTTGCTATCTCAAAGGCAACCTTGGTAGATAGATAATCTGGATGCAAATCGTGCACAATCAACTCTGGCTCAATCTTAAACCATCTTTTATAATTTCCAACCATTTCATAGAAAAAATTTAATGTCTCAGAGTTATCAAGGTCTCCAATGTGTGGTGAAACATAGGCATTCTTTTTATCAGCAAGGGTGAAGGTATTTTTTAAATAAGGTCCGGTTGCAAGGGTTGGTCTCACAGAAAATGGCAGTTCAATCGGCACCGGCACATAACCCCTTGAGCGACGAATTATTGAAAATCCACGGTCTTTGAGATAAAATCCTATAGAGTCATCACATCTATTTATAATTTTACGATTGTGGGTAAGATAGAACGAAACAATCTTTTTGAGCTTACTTTTCACTTCTGTATCATCCTTTACAAGTGGTTCATCTGCGATATTGGCACTTGTCATAACAAGAAGTGGAATTTTCTCAAGAAGAAGATAATGAACCGGCGCATATGGCAGCATTACACCAAGATATGGATTATTTGGTGCAACCTCTTCACATACTTCACTATTTTTCTTTTCA
The genomic region above belongs to candidate division WOR-3 bacterium and contains:
- the hypF gene encoding carbamoyltransferase HypF — translated: MARSLVQVKGIVQGVGFRPFVYRLANRLNLTGFVRNTSYGVEIEIEGNTKRIKEFLKRLSLERPAASIIELITVKQIPVKGEKRFVIKHSKQSSGFTQISPDIATCKDCLKEFFNPEDRRYKFPFINCTNCGPRYSIIYTTPYDRQQTSMKEFKMCPECEKEFEDVYNRRFHAQPDCCFVCGPEFSIYRIDGKMIKTKDPIIEAINLLKKGEIVAIKGIGGFHIACDATNCSAVNKLRILKNRPTKPFAIMASEKVLEKIVRVTPQEKKFIKSPVAPIMLLEKKNSEVCEEVAPNNPYLGVMLPYAPVHYLLLEKIPLLVMTSANIADEPLVKDDTEVKSKLKKIVSFYLTHNRKIINRCDDSIGFYLKDRGFSIIRRSRGYVPVPIELPFSVRPTLATGPYLKNTFTLADKKNAYVSPHIGDLDNSETLNFFYEMVGNYKRWFKIEPELIVHDLHPDYLSTKVAFEIAKKKGLKKIGVQHHIAHIVSCLGENKISETAIGIAFDGTGYGFDGNIWGSEFFIGDLKNQKRVAHLEYLPLPGGEESIKKPYRIAIAYLYKIFGKDFIKDLCLNIHSNEIDVIIKMIEQNYNLAYTSSMGRLFDCISAMLGITQEITYEAEAAINLEYVAKKGIKDYYPYEISKISLNYLRQGNVTTSTCDNEFLIRIRPILEGILNDLKRGIDKGLISAKFHNTVAQFSLDIVRRLRRIYGVNRVVLSGGVFQNRYLLNLMIRRMEDNDFKVFTHHKLPTNDGCISYGQVICGNLLNEK